From the Pedobacter cryoconitis genome, one window contains:
- a CDS encoding efflux RND transporter periplasmic adaptor subunit, producing the protein MNTFKTSLAILASLVIFSSCGNHKKDKTADQVKPYPVITLSPQTANIYSDYPATIQGIQNIEIRPKIDGYVADIFVDEGASVKKGQLLFRINAPQYEQDVKTTEANIKIAQADVNAARMNVDKVKPLVDGDIVSPYQLESAKYTLESKQGALAQANAALNNAKTNLSYTQIFSPVDGVIGILPYKIGSLVSSTTANPLTTVSNIESIYAYFSINERQGLDFFLAAKGITMQQKLATLPPVNLVLANGNVLPTAGKVETASGLINAQTGSINMRATFPNHDGLVRSGSSAVVRIPRTINSALLVPQKATYQIQGKLFVYVVDKSNKVNSAEITTAASTDDSYVIQKGLKAGDRVVADGISNLREGLEIKPTK; encoded by the coding sequence ATGAACACTTTCAAAACTTCTTTAGCCATTCTGGCTTCCCTGGTTATCTTTTCCTCTTGTGGAAATCATAAAAAAGATAAGACAGCCGATCAGGTTAAACCTTATCCTGTAATTACGCTCTCACCGCAAACAGCCAATATTTATTCTGATTATCCTGCAACTATTCAGGGGATACAGAATATTGAGATACGTCCAAAAATAGATGGATATGTAGCAGATATTTTTGTGGATGAAGGTGCGTCAGTAAAAAAAGGACAACTGTTGTTTAGAATTAATGCCCCGCAATACGAGCAGGATGTGAAAACAACAGAAGCCAATATAAAAATAGCACAGGCAGACGTTAATGCGGCAAGAATGAACGTAGATAAAGTAAAACCATTAGTAGATGGGGATATTGTGAGTCCTTATCAGCTGGAATCAGCAAAATATACACTCGAATCGAAACAGGGAGCTCTTGCACAAGCTAATGCAGCATTGAATAATGCGAAAACAAACCTGAGTTATACTCAGATTTTCAGCCCTGTAGACGGGGTAATTGGTATCCTTCCTTATAAAATCGGAAGTCTGGTAAGCAGTACAACTGCCAATCCGCTGACTACGGTATCAAACATTGAAAGTATTTATGCCTATTTCTCGATTAATGAAAGACAGGGGCTTGACTTTTTCCTTGCCGCCAAAGGGATAACCATGCAGCAGAAATTAGCAACGTTACCTCCGGTTAACCTGGTACTTGCGAATGGAAATGTACTGCCAACTGCTGGAAAAGTGGAAACTGCAAGTGGTTTAATTAATGCCCAAACGGGGTCTATCAATATGAGAGCAACTTTTCCCAACCATGATGGACTGGTACGCAGTGGTAGCAGTGCTGTGGTCAGGATTCCCCGGACAATTAATTCGGCATTACTGGTACCTCAGAAAGCTACTTATCAGATTCAGGGCAAATTATTTGTTTATGTCGTAGATAAATCCAACAAAGTGAACTCTGCAGAAATTACAACTGCGGCCAGTACGGATGATTCTTATGTGATCCAGAAAGGATTAAAAGCAGGTGATAGGGTAGTAGCAGATGGTATTTCAAACCTGAGAGAAGGATTGGAAATTAAACCAACAAAATAA